CCATTGCGACCATAGACGACTGGTACCCCGATGCAACTGAGGCACTACGTGTCGGTCGGTTTGGGGTTCATAAAGAAGATGTCACTTGCTACCGTCACCCTTCTACGCAAAAGGATTTCTTTTCTATCCTTCAGCAAACAGAGTCTTATATTAAAGCACTCACGTCTTCAGATAAACCAAGTCAAGAGACCATAAACGACCTGCATTTTTTGGTCGCAAACATCATCAAGGGTGGAATGTTCCAACATAAGGGGGATTAAGTATGAAATGGTACTACAAAACTGTCACTTTTCTGCCAGCGCGTTGTAACAATGAATCATTAGCCGCTAAGTGCCTTCGGATTCTTCATGGCTTTAACTATGAGTATGAAACAAGAAATATAGGCGTTTCATTTCCTCTTTGGAGTGACGATACCATCGGAAATAAAATTTCTTTTGTGAGCACAAATAAAATCGAGCTCGATTTGCTACTCAAACAGCACTACTTCACCCAAATGAAAGAGCTGCACTATTTTGATATATCAAATACAAAGGTTGTCCCTGACGGTTGCGAGTATGTTTCATTTAAGCGTTGCCAGTCGATAGACAAAGCAACACCTGCAGGACAAGCTAGAAAAGCGAAAAGATTAAAAAAACGTGCGGAAGAAAGAGGTGAAGAGTTTGACTTATCCTCGTTCAAACAACACGAAGTTGTTGCACTCCATCACTACCACTCGCTTGAGGAAGACAGCAAAAGTCGTGGCGGTAGCTTTCGACTCAATATAAGAATATTCAAAGAAGCTCGCTTAGACGGAGATGCACTATTTAGCAGCTATGGGCTTGCGAATACTGAAAACACATCTCAATCAGTACCTTTAATTTGACCCTTTTTTACTGCAAGAATGTAAAGTATTGAAATAGCGTTATTTTTATCTAGCATCTAAAAATAGGGGCAAAATGCCTTTTATGAATTAACTATCTGATAAAACTGTACTATTCTTTATTTAGCTACAGTGTACTGCCGAATAGGTAGCTGATTAGTGGTGAGGTACTTGAGTTATATCGTGGTCAAGTGTACTGCCGAATAGGTAGCTAGCTAAAACCACATCAATAATGTAACTTTAATCACAAGTAGCCAAATGGCTGTTTGTGCTGCCCACCAATGAAGACCATAATCCTCATTACTACTGAAATAGTAGCTGATAATAAACGAACCACATTTATTCGAGTTCAAGATCAATATACTGCTGAATAAGTAGATTTTTAGGGCGACGCTGATTTTACGGTAATAGCTCTAGTTTAGCCGACGACAACAGGTGCCAACCTAACTCCCCCCTCAGTAAACCAAAATCCTGGGGGCAATCAAAAAACGCCTACTAAACAACGGCAGTTGGAAAAAACACCACCTAAAAAACTATAAGTAGTTTTAT
The Vibrio cyclitrophicus DNA segment above includes these coding regions:
- the cas6f gene encoding type I-F CRISPR-associated endoribonuclease Cas6/Csy4, with product MKWYYKTVTFLPARCNNESLAAKCLRILHGFNYEYETRNIGVSFPLWSDDTIGNKISFVSTNKIELDLLLKQHYFTQMKELHYFDISNTKVVPDGCEYVSFKRCQSIDKATPAGQARKAKRLKKRAEERGEEFDLSSFKQHEVVALHHYHSLEEDSKSRGGSFRLNIRIFKEARLDGDALFSSYGLANTENTSQSVPLI